The sequence CAGAGGCTCTGGCCTGAAAGCAGGCTGGCTGGGCCTGGAGGAATGTGGGTTTTGTTGGGTGGCTTGGGGCAGCCGGGGGCTCCCCGgagagggtggaggggtggggacagagccaGAGGGTTGCACAAGCGCCCAAGTGGGTGGATGAGTCACAGCCCAGGGGAAGGCGGAAAATaggaggcaggggagaggggcgGGACAGAGTCCCCCCCATGGCCCTGCTTTTCCAAAGGCTTctgcccatttgacagatggggagactgaggcccggaGAGTGGCAGGGCCTCGTCCCGGGCTGAACAGTGCAAACAGGGTGGCCAGAAGGAGAGGGGCTGGCCAggcaggaggtgggcaggaggCCCCCTGGCCCCCCACTCCTCCTTGACAGGGTCAGCTTGAGTGGGCAGGGAGGAGCATCAGGCAGTGGCCTGGTTTCCCCCAGTTACTCACTGCGAGGGTTGAGCCACGTCCTAGGGGTTCCACAGGGCAGGAAGGGGTCTGTCCTGCAGAGTCACCGCCCCACCCCACCAGGGTACACCCACGGCCCTGATGACCCTGGCCAGGTCCCTGGGTCTTGGCCTTACCCCTTCCTGACTCAGAGTCCCCCAAGAGAACTGGGCCCGACCAGGAGGCAGGAGAGAAGGTTAAGGAGGCCGAGGGGCTAGGCAGGGATGGACGGCCATGCTGGTTGGATATTGGCTCTTGGGTCAGTTGCCCTGGGTTTGAGTTGAGGTGCAGCCATGGGCCCCTGGGACTCCCTGAgcctgagcctcattttctcacCTCTGCGGTGGAGACGGTGCTGCCTCTGGGACTGCTGGGCGCTCAGCCAGGGCAGCGCACGGTGGGTGCCTTAtgtcaccgctgtggcctcctAGAGAGGGCATGGGCAGAATCCCGTGCTCAGATTCATTAGGAAACAACTTGTGTtgggcatttattgagcaccttctgtgtgcTCCCACGCCACTTCAAATTGTCCTTTGGACAGGCACTCCCCTCTCTCGTAAAGCCGGGAGGGGGGCCGGTGTTCATCTCTGAAGCACCCAGTTGGGTTTCGCCAACGTCCTCTCACTTTGATGATGCAGAACCAGCCATGGACCATCCTGATGCAGAGctggggaaaccgaggctggtgggggaggtgggggcacTACTTTCTGAGGGCCTCGCAGCCCAGCCAGTGGGCCCGGCCCTCCCTGTCCCTCACGACCGCCCCTTCCTCCCCGGCGCTGCAGGTCTCGGCGCGGAAGATGGCCGGCGGCGTGGACGGCCCCATCGGGATCCCGTTCCCCGACCACAGCAGCGACATTCTGAGCGGACTCAACGAGCAGCGGACGCAGGGCCTGCTGTGCGACGTGGTGATCCTGGTGGAGGGCCGTGAGTTCCCCACGCACCGCTCGGTGCTGGCTGCCTGCAGCCAATACTTCAAGAAGCTGTTCACGTCGGGTGCCGTGGTGGACCAGCAGAACGTGTACGAGATCGACTTCGTCAGCGCCGAGGCGCTCACGGCCCTCATGGATTTCGCCTACACGGCCACGCTCACCGTCAGCACAGCCAACGTGGGCGACATCCTCAGCGCCGCCCGCCTGCTCGAGATCCCCGCCGTGAGCCACGTCTGCGCCGACCTCCTCGACCGGCAGATCCTGGCGGCCGATGCGGGTGCCGATGCCGGCCAGCTGGACCTCGTAGATCAAATTGATCAGCGAAACCTCCTTCGCGCCAAGGAGTACCTCGAGTTCTTCCAGAGCAACCCCATGAACAGCctgcccgccgccgccgccgccgcctcatTCCCATGGTCTGCCTTTGGCGCATCCGACGATGACCTGGACGCCACCAAGGAGGCCGTGGCCGCTGCCGTGGCCGCCGTGGCTGCCGGCGACTGCAATGGCTTGGACTTCTACGGGCCCGGCCCCCCAGCCGAGCGACCCCCGGCCGGGGACGGGGATGAGGGAGATAGCAACCCAGGTCTGTGGCCGGAGCGTGATGACGACGCCCCTGCTGGGGGCCTCTTCCCACCCCCCGTGGCCCAGCCGTCCACCGCCACAC comes from Tursiops truncatus isolate mTurTru1 chromosome 3, mTurTru1.mat.Y, whole genome shotgun sequence and encodes:
- the ZBTB7A gene encoding zinc finger and BTB domain-containing protein 7A isoform X1 codes for the protein MMQNQPWTILMQSWGNRGWWGRWGHYFLRASQPSQWARPSLSLTTAPSSPALQVSARKMAGGVDGPIGIPFPDHSSDILSGLNEQRTQGLLCDVVILVEGREFPTHRSVLAACSQYFKKLFTSGAVVDQQNVYEIDFVSAEALTALMDFAYTATLTVSTANVGDILSAARLLEIPAVSHVCADLLDRQILAADAGADAGQLDLVDQIDQRNLLRAKEYLEFFQSNPMNSLPAAAAAASFPWSAFGASDDDLDATKEAVAAAVAAVAAGDCNGLDFYGPGPPAERPPAGDGDEGDSNPGLWPERDDDAPAGGLFPPPVAQPSTATQNGHYGRGGEEEAASLSEAAPEPGDSPGFLSGTAEGEDGDGADTDGLAASTLLQQMMSSVGRAGAATAGDSDEESRADDKGVVDYYLKYFSGAHDGDVYPAWSQKVEKKIRAKAFQKCPICEKVIQGAGKLPRHIRTHTGEKPYECNICKVRFTRQDKLKVHMRKHTGEKPYLCQQCGAAFAHNYDLKNHMRVHTGLRPYQCDSCCKTFVRSDHLHRHLKKDGCNGVPSRRGRKPRVRGGGLGGPDPAPAPGAPVPPGAPAPPGSPDARRNGQEKHFKDEDEDEDEASPDGLGRLNVAGAAGGGDGGAGATADGSFAAGLA
- the ZBTB7A gene encoding zinc finger and BTB domain-containing protein 7A isoform X3 gives rise to the protein MMQNQPWTILMQSWGNRGWWGRWGHYFLRASQPSQWARPSLSLTTAPSSPALQVSARKMAGGVDGPIGIPFPDHSSDILSGLNEQRTQGLLCDVVILVEGREFPTHRSVLAACSQYFKKLFTSGAVVDQQNVYEIDFVSAEALTALMDFAYTATLTVSTANVGDILSAARLLEIPAVSHVCADLLDRQILAADAGADAGQLDLVDQIDQRNLLRAKEYLEFFQSNPMNSLPAAAAAASFPWSAFGASDDDLDATKEAVAAAVAAVAAGDCNGLDFYGPGPPAERPPAGDGDEGDSNPGLWPERDDDAPAGGLFPPPVAQPSTATQNGHYGRGGEEEAASLSEAAPEPGDSPGFLSGTAEGEDGDGADTDGLAASTLLQQMMSSVGRAGAATAGDSDEESRADDKGVVDYYLKYFSGAHDGDVYPAWSQKVEKKIRAKAFQKCPICEKVIQGAGKLPRHIRTHTGEKPYECNICKVRFTRRVQRYRCQEPGKGVEKQNEQQ